One Xylanivirga thermophila DNA window includes the following coding sequences:
- a CDS encoding efflux RND transporter periplasmic adaptor subunit, producing MHKSKDVIAFGILVFTMAFTLSGCYLMPKEEPILNPPLSEPEEITYETIEAKRNDIERRITGSATFISAEQNNVFFSHGGGRIKKIYIKAGDEVKKGDILAELETDNLESRIKQQEIMVKKADIIYKKTKEGEDKYTQEAAMLDLELEQLRLEDLRRELDEAKLYASIDGKIVYMDNKLSIGDFVEAYQSIMSIADPQNLLLEYSGNDLSEFKPGMKVDLKVKGNNFVGEVVMTPANLPLGADDHLKNVVRISVDKLPNDIKPGDSAEINLVLDRREDVIVLPRNAVHNYMGRRFVNVLEDGIKREQDVEIGIETATEVEIKKGIDEGKKVIVE from the coding sequence ATGCATAAATCAAAGGATGTAATTGCCTTTGGGATTTTGGTATTTACTATGGCTTTTACGTTAAGTGGATGCTATCTTATGCCAAAGGAGGAGCCTATTCTTAATCCGCCTCTCAGTGAACCTGAAGAAATAACATATGAAACTATTGAGGCAAAGCGTAATGATATTGAGCGGAGGATAACAGGTTCCGCTACTTTTATCTCAGCAGAACAAAATAATGTATTTTTTAGCCATGGGGGCGGGCGAATTAAAAAGATATATATAAAAGCGGGAGATGAAGTAAAAAAAGGCGATATTTTGGCAGAATTAGAAACGGATAATCTGGAGAGCAGGATAAAACAGCAGGAAATTATGGTTAAAAAGGCAGATATTATATATAAGAAGACAAAGGAAGGGGAGGATAAGTATACACAGGAAGCAGCTATGCTTGACTTGGAGCTAGAACAGTTGCGTCTTGAAGACTTGAGGCGGGAGCTGGATGAAGCAAAATTGTATGCATCAATAGATGGCAAGATTGTATATATGGACAATAAGTTATCTATTGGAGATTTTGTGGAAGCTTATCAAAGTATAATGAGCATAGCAGATCCTCAAAATTTGCTTCTTGAGTACAGTGGAAATGATCTATCCGAATTTAAGCCAGGTATGAAGGTGGATTTAAAGGTAAAAGGTAATAATTTTGTAGGTGAAGTGGTTATGACTCCTGCCAATTTGCCATTAGGTGCTGATGATCATCTAAAGAATGTGGTAAGGATAAGTGTAGATAAATTACCAAATGACATAAAACCTGGGGATTCAGCTGAAATAAATTTGGTCTTAGATAGGCGGGAGGATGTAATAGTGCTTCCTAGAAATGCGGTACATAATTATATGGGTCGGAGGTTTGTGAATGTACTGGAGGATGGCATAAAGAGGGAACAGGATGTTGAAATAGGTATAGAAACTGCTACAGAGGTAGAGATAAAGAAGGGCATAGATGAAGGCAAAAAAGTTATAGTAGAATAG
- the nagA gene encoding N-acetylglucosamine-6-phosphate deacetylase encodes MLIITGGKVFKDGKWLCGYDVLVENNKIHDIVPSGECTDGEVIDAKGLYVCPGFIDIHIHGALRHDVADGTMEAIETMAKFVSQHGTTSFLPTNMTTSMSNTQRTMDAIAKAMKKDIKGAEIMGVHLEGPFLNPLKKGAQEEEHILKPSVKTYKELVGSHEDIVKHITIAPEMEGVKELVDYLVDRHVSISVGHTNCTYSRCMEAFSWGIHHSTHFYNAMTGLNHREPGAVGAILDNDDVTLELISDLIHVHPAALRLAYRVKGAQKIALITDAMPAAGLGDGEYTLGGQKVFVKDGAARIKEGNLAGSVLTLDKALVNMVDIGVSLEDVLTMLTHTPASIIGVDDHKGLIDRGYDADIVLLDRNLSVVETIVQGKKVFSNR; translated from the coding sequence ATGTTAATCATTACTGGTGGCAAGGTATTTAAAGATGGTAAGTGGTTGTGTGGTTATGATGTGCTTGTTGAAAATAATAAGATTCATGACATAGTTCCATCTGGTGAATGTACAGATGGTGAGGTTATAGATGCGAAGGGATTATATGTATGTCCCGGCTTTATAGATATACATATCCATGGTGCTTTAAGGCATGATGTTGCAGATGGTACAATGGAGGCTATAGAGACCATGGCGAAATTTGTATCTCAGCATGGTACTACTTCATTTTTGCCAACTAATATGACTACTTCAATGTCAAATACACAAAGGACAATGGATGCCATTGCAAAGGCTATGAAAAAGGATATTAAAGGTGCTGAGATAATGGGTGTTCACCTTGAGGGACCATTTTTGAATCCATTGAAAAAAGGTGCACAGGAAGAGGAACATATACTAAAGCCCAGTGTAAAGACATACAAAGAGTTGGTAGGCTCCCATGAGGATATAGTAAAACATATAACCATAGCACCGGAGATGGAGGGTGTTAAAGAACTGGTTGACTATCTAGTAGATAGACATGTAAGTATTTCAGTAGGTCATACAAATTGCACTTATAGCCGATGTATGGAAGCCTTTTCATGGGGGATACACCATTCCACCCATTTCTACAATGCAATGACAGGTTTGAATCACAGGGAACCAGGGGCAGTAGGTGCTATCCTCGATAATGATGATGTTACACTAGAACTTATTTCAGATCTTATTCATGTACATCCTGCTGCATTAAGGCTTGCCTATAGGGTAAAAGGTGCTCAAAAAATAGCCCTTATTACAGATGCTATGCCTGCTGCAGGATTGGGTGACGGAGAATATACATTAGGAGGACAGAAGGTATTTGTAAAGGATGGAGCAGCAAGGATTAAGGAAGGTAATCTTGCAGGTAGCGTGCTTACTTTAGATAAGGCACTTGTCAATATGGTGGACATAGGAGTATCTCTAGAGGACGTACTTACCATGCTTACCCATACTCCTGCCAGCATAATAGGAGTAGATGATCATAAGGGCCTTATAGACAGGGGATATGATGCAGACATTGTCTTATTAGATAGGAATTTATCCGTGGTAGAGACTATTGTGCAAGGTAAAAAGGTTTTCAGCAATAGATAA